In one Neobacillus sp. CF12 genomic region, the following are encoded:
- a CDS encoding FbpB family small basic protein translates to MRKPRKRSFAELVSENKSQLLKDRAAMEKIEMRLEEKRLGKAE, encoded by the coding sequence ATGAGAAAGCCCAGAAAACGTTCCTTTGCAGAACTGGTATCCGAAAATAAAAGTCAACTTTTGAAAGATAGAGCTGCGATGGAAAAAATTGAAATGCGCCTAGAAGAAAAGCGCCTCGGTAAAGCTGAATAA
- a CDS encoding redoxin domain-containing protein, translating to MVKKVIAVVVLIALLGVAIVQAMDKKAEPENVSQEAANMGGLKVGAKAPDFELKTLTGETVKLSDLKGKKVMLNFWATWCPPCKAEMPAMEEFHKEVGDDVVILAVNIDPHLDVQAFVNENGITFPIPLDAEDKVNETYQVLSIPTTYFIDTKGNIGNKFIGAMSLDAMKQYTKDLN from the coding sequence ATGGTAAAAAAAGTAATTGCTGTTGTTGTGCTAATAGCCTTACTTGGTGTTGCGATTGTGCAGGCTATGGACAAAAAGGCTGAACCCGAGAACGTGAGTCAAGAAGCAGCTAATATGGGTGGTTTAAAAGTAGGGGCAAAGGCACCTGATTTTGAATTAAAAACATTAACGGGGGAGACCGTTAAACTTTCGGATTTAAAAGGAAAAAAAGTAATGCTCAATTTCTGGGCAACTTGGTGTCCACCATGTAAAGCAGAAATGCCAGCCATGGAGGAGTTTCATAAAGAAGTTGGGGACGATGTTGTTATATTAGCGGTTAACATTGATCCGCATTTAGATGTTCAAGCTTTCGTTAATGAAAATGGAATTACTTTTCCTATACCTTTAGATGCAGAAGATAAAGTAAACGAAACCTATCAAGTTCTTTCCATTCCAACGACGTATTTTATTGATACGAAGGGGAATATCGGAAATAAGTTTATCGGTGCGATGAGTCTCGATGCAATGAAACAATACACGAAGGATCTAAATTAG
- a CDS encoding class II aldolase/adducin family protein produces MIIEIKYKKLICEFGKRVYEKGFVAANDGNISVRIDENEFLITPTNVSKGFLTPDMIVKVDGEGNVLEGDYKPTTEMKMHLLVYKERPDVHAVLHVHPPYATAFAIAGIPLNQAILPEAIVSLGTIPLAQYGTPSTDEVPNAIKSHVYDHQGVLLENHGALTWGKNLENAYYLMESLEFTAKINWISRQLRGDRELSKENVAKLIDIKAMMGLEGVSPLGVDVPEGTHAKKVTSVNEQTLSDRDIELIVDRVTNSVLNAMNQ; encoded by the coding sequence ATGATTATTGAGATAAAATATAAAAAACTTATATGCGAATTTGGGAAACGTGTATATGAAAAAGGCTTCGTAGCAGCTAATGACGGAAATATTTCTGTCCGTATCGATGAAAATGAGTTTTTGATTACTCCTACGAACGTAAGTAAAGGATTTCTAACTCCTGATATGATCGTCAAAGTGGATGGAGAAGGAAATGTTCTCGAGGGAGATTATAAACCTACTACAGAAATGAAAATGCACTTACTTGTGTATAAGGAACGGCCGGATGTTCATGCGGTTTTACACGTTCATCCCCCATATGCAACTGCGTTTGCAATCGCAGGAATCCCCTTAAATCAAGCGATTTTGCCTGAAGCAATCGTATCCTTGGGGACGATACCATTAGCCCAATATGGAACACCATCAACGGATGAGGTACCAAATGCAATCAAATCACATGTTTATGATCATCAGGGGGTGTTATTAGAAAACCATGGTGCGTTAACATGGGGGAAGAATTTAGAAAACGCCTATTACTTAATGGAATCATTAGAGTTTACGGCAAAGATTAATTGGATTTCAAGACAATTAAGGGGCGATCGCGAACTCTCCAAAGAAAATGTAGCTAAACTCATTGATATTAAAGCCATGATGGGATTAGAAGGAGTATCACCATTGGGTGTGGATGTCCCAGAAGGCACTCATGCAAAAAAAGTGACTTCAGTAAATGAACAGACATTATCAGACAGGGATATTGAACTTATTGTTGATCGTGTGACGAATAGTGTTCTTAATGCCATGAATCAATAA
- a CDS encoding NAD-dependent epimerase/dehydratase family protein, with the protein MKILVLGGSRFLGRTFVEEAQMQNHEVTIFNRGNQNEGFQDVEILTGDRFGDLNELKSRYWDAVLDTSGFIPSSVLMSTDLLKDRVKHYTFISSISVYQDWVQENFDEKYPVYAMSLEEANKLSKNSNGYEYYGQFKALCEVIAEKNLPGRVLNVRAGQLIGPNDYTDRIPFWIHRIAAGGKVLAPGNPNRPVQMIDNQDLAQWILSMMASQSAGTFNATGPDYTLTMGEFLENCKKVTGSNAEIVWCDEKFLLDQGVAPWTEMPLWVPEEFPLEPELNEPWKGAFSVNIEKAIASGLTFRPLEESLTEIYEWEKQRNLASDEWKSGMSRDREEELLQLWSRSNV; encoded by the coding sequence ATGAAGATACTCGTTTTAGGGGGAAGTCGCTTTTTAGGTAGAACATTTGTTGAGGAAGCGCAGATGCAAAACCATGAGGTGACTATATTTAATCGCGGGAATCAAAATGAGGGATTTCAGGATGTTGAAATTCTTACTGGAGACCGATTTGGAGACTTAAACGAACTAAAAAGCCGCTATTGGGATGCGGTGTTGGACACAAGTGGATTCATACCATCTTCGGTTTTAATGTCAACCGATTTATTAAAAGACCGAGTAAAGCATTATACATTTATTTCAAGTATTTCTGTATATCAAGATTGGGTTCAGGAAAATTTCGATGAAAAGTACCCTGTTTACGCAATGTCATTAGAGGAAGCGAATAAGCTTTCTAAAAATAGTAATGGATATGAGTATTATGGGCAATTCAAAGCGTTATGTGAAGTAATTGCTGAGAAAAATTTGCCAGGGCGTGTTTTGAATGTTCGTGCAGGGCAATTAATCGGACCTAACGATTATACGGACCGGATACCCTTTTGGATACATAGAATTGCAGCTGGTGGTAAGGTTCTAGCACCAGGGAATCCGAATAGACCTGTACAGATGATTGATAATCAGGACCTAGCCCAATGGATATTATCAATGATGGCTAGCCAATCAGCGGGAACCTTTAATGCAACCGGGCCTGATTACACCCTGACGATGGGAGAATTTCTCGAGAACTGCAAGAAGGTCACAGGCTCTAATGCAGAAATAGTTTGGTGTGATGAGAAATTTCTACTTGACCAAGGGGTTGCTCCATGGACTGAGATGCCGCTTTGGGTACCTGAAGAGTTTCCACTTGAACCCGAGCTCAATGAGCCATGGAAAGGTGCTTTTTCCGTTAATATTGAAAAAGCTATTGCGAGCGGGCTAACCTTCAGACCTCTGGAGGAAAGTTTAACGGAAATTTATGAATGGGAAAAACAACGTAATCTAGCTTCGGATGAATGGAAATCCGGGATGAGTAGGGATCGTGAAGAAGAATTACTTCAATTATGGTCTCGATCTAATGTGTAA
- the abc-f gene encoding ribosomal protection-like ABC-F family protein: MNKNIIKVTGLEMTFNLRKILDDVSFDIKNGERIGLVGYNGTGKSTLANIITGKLSPDKGYIEKSPELVIGYLTQSIDYEGSDIFSADGDLLQHSSELGLKKVYEWEENRLNHLSGGEKLKLALSKVWASKPGFLILDEPTNHLDFKGIEWLIEELEKFKGPVLIISHDRHFLDKTVTRIFEIENTKINFYSGNYSDYQKEKQHRHETQMHHYEVQQRKKEEIELQMEQLSSWSEKAHRTSTKQGRDYGNKEYHRVKAKKRDAQVKSKMKRLQSELEKNKVDKPLEETKVRFQFDTKGNRGKRIIEAKHLTKSFNDRVLFRDSHFYLNHGERIGLLGDNGCGKTTLIKMILGEISVTKGELWKSESLKAAYLSQDVDNLPADKTALEALGFTDRENILKARTLFANLGLKEQFITKPIGTLSLGERTRVKLVDMLMKDYDVLILDEPTNHLDLPSREELEKTLNDFAGTIITVSHDYYFLNKLCDKLLVFDNQRIKRWEMKPEEYFNKNSVEPTDSKETLMIIENRIATILGELSLIDQKNPKYMELDSEFNALLKEKRKLM; encoded by the coding sequence ATGAACAAAAATATTATAAAAGTAACTGGATTAGAAATGACATTTAATTTAAGAAAAATCTTAGACGATGTTTCCTTTGATATTAAAAATGGTGAAAGAATTGGACTCGTCGGCTACAATGGCACCGGTAAATCCACATTAGCAAATATAATCACAGGGAAACTCTCACCTGATAAAGGCTACATTGAAAAATCACCTGAATTAGTGATTGGATACCTTACCCAATCGATTGATTATGAAGGCAGTGATATCTTTTCTGCTGATGGAGACTTATTGCAGCACTCAAGTGAACTGGGTCTAAAAAAGGTGTATGAATGGGAGGAGAATCGTTTAAACCATCTGAGTGGCGGCGAGAAGTTGAAACTTGCATTATCCAAGGTGTGGGCTTCCAAGCCAGGATTTTTAATTCTTGATGAGCCGACAAACCATCTTGATTTTAAAGGGATCGAATGGTTGATTGAGGAATTGGAAAAATTTAAAGGTCCAGTGTTGATTATTTCTCACGATCGTCATTTTTTAGATAAAACGGTAACACGTATTTTTGAAATAGAGAATACTAAGATTAACTTCTATTCTGGCAACTACAGTGATTATCAGAAGGAAAAGCAGCACAGACACGAAACTCAAATGCATCATTATGAGGTGCAACAGCGTAAAAAAGAAGAAATTGAATTGCAAATGGAGCAATTATCGTCCTGGTCCGAGAAAGCTCATAGGACTTCCACGAAACAAGGAAGAGATTATGGAAATAAAGAATACCATCGCGTTAAGGCGAAGAAACGTGATGCTCAAGTGAAATCCAAAATGAAACGTCTGCAAAGTGAGCTTGAAAAAAACAAGGTCGACAAACCTTTAGAAGAGACGAAAGTTAGATTTCAGTTTGATACGAAAGGGAATAGAGGAAAAAGGATTATTGAGGCAAAGCATTTAACGAAATCGTTTAATGATAGAGTTCTATTCCGTGATTCTCATTTTTATCTCAATCACGGAGAGCGTATCGGTTTATTAGGAGATAATGGCTGCGGTAAAACCACCTTAATTAAAATGATTCTTGGTGAAATATCTGTTACTAAGGGTGAGCTATGGAAAAGTGAATCGTTAAAGGCAGCATACCTAAGTCAAGATGTTGATAACTTACCCGCTGATAAAACAGCTTTAGAGGCATTAGGGTTTACAGACCGAGAAAACATCCTAAAGGCGCGAACCTTATTTGCTAATCTCGGACTAAAAGAACAGTTTATTACCAAGCCAATCGGTACTCTAAGCCTTGGAGAGCGAACAAGAGTGAAGTTAGTTGACATGCTAATGAAAGACTATGATGTCCTAATCTTGGATGAACCGACCAATCATCTTGACCTGCCAAGTAGAGAAGAGTTAGAAAAAACACTAAATGACTTCGCAGGTACGATTATTACCGTTTCGCATGATTACTATTTCTTAAATAAGCTTTGTGATAAACTGCTTGTATTTGATAATCAGAGAATAAAGCGTTGGGAAATGAAGCCGGAAGAGTACTTTAATAAAAATAGTGTTGAACCTACTGATAGTAAAGAAACTTTAATGATAATTGAAAATAGAATTGCAACGATCTTAGGTGAATTATCTCTCATTGACCAAAAAAATCCTAAATACATGGAATTAGATAGTGAATTTAACGCACTATTAAAAGAAAAAAGAAAGTTAATGTAA
- a CDS encoding phosphotransferase, producing MLTDSILHLYDHIEGELVEMKDGFHNKVYSSGNLIFRVSPSGRRKQKDIINELAVICELYEYGLPVSLPVKSVHKRLVESIDNHHYVVAFEKAKGTSIDVTNREVWNKELFYHWGNEMGKMHSAGRKIKVHRPIWTAQQPDLLNILPKITSEPITERYKQLLNQLGRFSLTPDLFGLIHNDFHQGNMVVNEGRLTIFDFDDCAYHWFAYDLAASFYHANWQASSFTPEDKEFSRVFWENFLNGYKEQRNISKELIQQIPIFLKIREIFLYTLFLEKWDLRNLEDWQAYTLSNLKHTIETGKPYSDVNFSEMIDNLG from the coding sequence ATGTTGACCGATTCTATTTTACATTTATACGACCATATAGAAGGTGAACTTGTCGAAATGAAAGATGGCTTTCATAATAAAGTCTATTCCTCCGGTAATTTAATCTTCAGAGTTTCACCTTCTGGTAGAAGAAAGCAAAAAGATATTATTAATGAATTAGCAGTTATATGCGAGTTATATGAATATGGTTTGCCTGTATCATTACCAGTAAAATCCGTTCATAAGAGGTTGGTTGAGTCAATTGACAATCACCATTATGTAGTGGCATTCGAGAAAGCGAAGGGTACATCCATAGATGTTACCAATCGTGAGGTATGGAACAAAGAACTATTTTATCATTGGGGAAATGAAATGGGGAAGATGCACAGTGCTGGGAGAAAAATAAAGGTACATCGTCCAATTTGGACAGCACAACAACCGGATTTACTAAATATACTCCCAAAAATCACTTCAGAACCTATAACAGAAAGGTACAAACAGCTATTGAATCAGTTAGGGAGATTTTCGCTGACTCCAGACCTATTCGGACTTATACATAATGATTTCCATCAGGGGAATATGGTTGTCAACGAAGGAAGGTTGACCATTTTTGACTTTGATGATTGTGCCTATCATTGGTTCGCTTATGATTTAGCCGCTTCCTTTTATCATGCCAATTGGCAAGCTTCCTCGTTTACACCAGAGGACAAAGAATTCAGCAGAGTTTTCTGGGAGAACTTCTTAAATGGGTATAAGGAGCAACGCAATATCAGCAAAGAGCTCATTCAACAGATTCCGATCTTTTTAAAAATCAGAGAGATCTTTTTATATACGTTGTTCTTAGAAAAGTGGGACTTGAGAAATTTGGAGGATTGGCAAGCGTATACACTATCCAATTTAAAACATACTATCGAGACAGGTAAGCCGTACTCAGACGTTAATTTTTCGGAAATGATTGACAATCTCGGTTGA
- a CDS encoding DUF1992 domain-containing protein: MNFSKIAEDKIKEAIKKNDLDNLPGMGKPLELRDDFPGMSEEWKMAYRVLKNSGYTPEDLKKEIFRIEELLESSTDEEEKKRLQAKLGKKRMEMERILEKRGTTSSSRFESYADKIYNKLK; the protein is encoded by the coding sequence ATGAATTTTTCAAAAATTGCTGAAGATAAAATTAAGGAAGCAATAAAGAAGAATGATCTCGATAATCTCCCTGGAATGGGAAAGCCTCTAGAATTAAGAGATGACTTTCCAGGAATGTCTGAAGAATGGAAAATGGCGTATCGTGTCCTAAAAAATTCTGGCTATACACCTGAGGATTTAAAAAAAGAAATTTTTAGAATAGAAGAATTGTTAGAGAGTTCAACAGACGAAGAAGAGAAAAAACGCCTTCAAGCAAAATTAGGAAAAAAAAGGATGGAGATGGAGAGAATACTTGAAAAAAGAGGAACCACTTCAAGTTCTCGATTTGAAAGTTATGCGGATAAAATTTATAACAAATTAAAATAG
- the acnA gene encoding aconitate hydratase AcnA, producing MVKNDVFNARTSFEVNGKRYHYYRLSALEEAGLGKVSKLPYSVKVLLESVLRQYDGRVIAKEHVENLAKWGTDELKEVDVPFKPSRVILQDFTGVPAVVDLASLRKAMADLGGDPDKINPEKTVDLVIDHSVQVDAYGSADSLRVNMDFEFERNAERYQFLSWAQKSFNNYRAVPPATGIVHQVNLEYLADVVHVAQTTDGELEAYPDTLVGTDSHTTMINGLGVLGWGVGGIEAEAGMLGQPSYFPVPEVVGVKLTGELPNGATATDLALKVTQVLRSKGVVGKFVEFFGPGVSVLPLADRATIANMAPEYGATCGFFPIDDESLAYMRLTGREEEHINVVEQYCKANGLFFDPALEPVYTNVVEIDLSVIEANLSGPKRPQDLIPLSKMKEEFVKAVSAPQGNQGFGLQADELEKSAVVNFQNGDETTIKTGAVAIASITSCTNTSNPYVLVGAGLVAKKAVELGMEVPKFVKTSLAPGSKVVTGYLRDSGLLPYLEEIGFNLVGYGCTTCIGNSGPLKEEIEKTIAENDLLVTSVLSGNRNFEGRIHPLVKGNYLASPPLVVAYALAGTVNIDFASEAIGKDKDGNDVFFKDIWPSTAEVNDVVKRTVTPELFRREYANVFGDNERWNEIKTSNEPLYTWDEDSTYIANPPFFEGLSPEPGTVEPLTNLRVVAKFGDSVTTDHISPAGAIGKNTPAGKYLLEKGVQPRDFNSYGSRRGNHEVMMRGTFANIRIRNQIAPGTEGGVTTYWPTGEVTPIYDACMKYKENGTGLIVLAGKDYGMGSSRDWAAKGTNLLGIKTVLAESFERIHRSNLVLMGVLPLQFKDGESAETLGLTGKETIDVQVDENVRPRDLLKVTATDEAGNKKEFEVLVRFDSEVEIDYYRHGGILPMVLREKLQEA from the coding sequence CACGTGTAATCCTACAAGACTTCACTGGTGTACCGGCAGTAGTTGACCTTGCATCTTTAAGAAAAGCAATGGCTGACCTTGGCGGAGACCCAGATAAAATTAATCCAGAGAAAACAGTTGACCTTGTAATCGACCACTCTGTACAGGTAGATGCCTACGGTTCTGCAGACTCTTTACGAGTAAACATGGACTTTGAATTTGAACGTAATGCTGAGCGTTATCAGTTCCTAAGCTGGGCTCAAAAATCATTCAATAACTATCGTGCAGTGCCGCCTGCAACAGGTATCGTACACCAAGTTAACCTTGAGTACTTAGCAGATGTTGTTCACGTTGCACAAACAACTGATGGTGAATTAGAAGCATATCCAGATACATTAGTTGGTACTGACTCACATACAACCATGATCAATGGCCTAGGCGTTCTTGGATGGGGCGTTGGCGGTATCGAAGCAGAAGCAGGAATGCTTGGTCAGCCTTCATACTTCCCAGTACCTGAAGTTGTGGGAGTTAAGTTAACTGGAGAGTTGCCAAACGGTGCTACTGCAACAGACTTAGCTCTAAAAGTAACACAAGTTCTTCGCAGCAAAGGTGTAGTTGGCAAATTTGTTGAATTCTTCGGTCCTGGAGTATCTGTACTTCCATTAGCAGACCGTGCAACCATTGCGAACATGGCTCCTGAATATGGTGCTACATGTGGATTCTTCCCAATTGATGATGAATCTCTTGCATATATGCGTTTAACTGGCCGTGAAGAAGAACATATCAATGTAGTTGAACAATACTGCAAAGCAAATGGATTATTCTTTGATCCTGCTTTAGAGCCAGTTTATACAAATGTGGTTGAAATTGATCTTTCCGTTATCGAGGCAAATCTTTCAGGTCCTAAGCGTCCACAAGATTTAATTCCACTTTCAAAAATGAAAGAAGAATTCGTTAAGGCTGTTTCAGCACCACAAGGGAACCAAGGCTTCGGCTTACAAGCGGATGAGCTTGAAAAGTCTGCTGTCGTTAATTTCCAAAATGGAGACGAAACAACCATTAAAACTGGTGCAGTTGCAATTGCTTCTATCACTAGCTGTACAAACACATCTAACCCTTACGTTCTAGTTGGGGCAGGTCTTGTTGCGAAGAAAGCTGTTGAACTTGGAATGGAAGTTCCTAAGTTTGTTAAAACATCTTTAGCACCAGGATCTAAGGTGGTAACAGGATATCTTCGTGATTCTGGATTACTTCCATACCTAGAGGAAATCGGCTTCAACCTTGTTGGTTACGGCTGTACAACTTGTATCGGTAACTCCGGTCCATTAAAAGAAGAAATTGAAAAAACAATCGCTGAAAATGATCTATTAGTTACATCTGTACTCTCAGGTAACCGTAACTTTGAAGGACGTATTCACCCGCTTGTAAAAGGTAACTACCTTGCTTCACCACCACTAGTTGTTGCTTATGCATTAGCTGGTACTGTGAACATTGATTTTGCTTCTGAAGCAATCGGTAAAGATAAAGATGGTAACGATGTATTTTTCAAGGATATTTGGCCATCAACTGCTGAAGTTAATGATGTAGTTAAACGTACTGTTACTCCTGAACTATTCCGCAGAGAATATGCGAACGTGTTCGGTGACAACGAGCGTTGGAACGAAATCAAAACGAGCAATGAGCCATTATATACATGGGATGAAGATTCCACTTATATTGCAAACCCACCATTCTTTGAAGGTTTATCACCTGAACCAGGTACAGTGGAACCATTAACAAACCTACGTGTAGTAGCGAAATTTGGGGATTCTGTAACAACTGACCATATTTCACCTGCAGGAGCAATTGGTAAGAACACTCCAGCTGGTAAGTATCTACTTGAAAAAGGTGTTCAGCCTCGTGACTTTAACTCTTACGGTTCTCGTCGTGGTAACCACGAAGTTATGATGCGAGGAACATTTGCAAACATTCGTATCCGTAACCAAATCGCTCCAGGCACTGAAGGTGGAGTAACCACTTACTGGCCAACAGGCGAAGTGACACCAATTTATGATGCTTGCATGAAGTACAAAGAAAACGGTACTGGACTAATTGTTCTTGCTGGTAAAGATTACGGTATGGGTTCTTCACGTGACTGGGCTGCAAAAGGTACCAACCTTCTTGGCATTAAAACAGTTCTTGCTGAAAGCTTCGAGCGTATTCACCGTTCAAACCTTGTGTTAATGGGCGTTCTTCCACTTCAATTTAAAGATGGCGAAAGTGCTGAAACACTTGGCTTAACTGGTAAAGAAACAATCGATGTACAAGTCGATGAAAACGTTAGACCACGTGATTTACTAAAAGTTACAGCTACTGATGAAGCTGGTAACAAGAAGGAATTTGAAGTACTCGTTCGCTTCGATTCTGAAGTTGAAATTGATTACTATCGTCATGGCGGTATCCTTCCAATGGTACTTCGCGAAAAATTACAAGAAGCATAA